One genomic window of Campylobacter fetus subsp. fetus includes the following:
- a CDS encoding YkgJ family cysteine cluster protein, translating to MLKEFGFDYCFDSSKCEVCGAKCCTGDSGYIWISEAEMESLSSHLKLSLPEFKKLFTYRVGVRFSLKEKEYNGAYACLFFDENNKNCSVYEFRPKQCRTFPFWDYFKKHFNELEKECIGVERL from the coding sequence GTGTTAAAAGAGTTTGGTTTTGACTACTGCTTTGATAGCTCAAAGTGTGAAGTATGCGGTGCTAAATGCTGCACCGGAGATAGCGGATATATATGGATAAGCGAAGCCGAGATGGAGTCTCTTAGCTCACATTTAAAGCTTAGCTTACCGGAGTTCAAAAAACTTTTTACGTACCGCGTAGGAGTTAGATTTAGTTTAAAGGAAAAAGAGTATAATGGCGCGTATGCTTGCTTATTTTTCGATGAAAATAATAAAAATTGTAGTGTTTATGAATTTAGACCAAAACAGTGTAGGACGTTTCCGTTTTGGGATTATTTTAAAAAGCATTTTAATGAATTGGAGAAAGAATGTATTGGTGTAGAGCGGCTCTGA